The genomic window ACGTCGCCCAGGCCCCGGTCCACGTGCCGGTCAATGTCTGCGGCAACTCCGTGAACGTGGTCGGGCTGCTGAACCCCGCGTTCGGCAACAACTGCGCCAACGTGTCGGACGGCACGGCGCCGGGCTCCGGCGCCACGGCCGACGGGGCCGCGGTCGGCTCGCCGGGCGTCGGCTCCGGCAACGTCGTCCAGCTTCCGGTCCACGTGCCGGTCAACGCCTGCGGCAACACCGTCGACGTCATCGGCGTGGGGAACCCGGCGTCCGGCAACACCTGCGCCAACGGCGAGGTGCCTCCGGTGACGCCGCCGGAGCCGAACACTCCCGACACGCCGGATACTCCGAATCCGAACACACCGGACACCCCGAGCGTCCCGGACACCCCCGTGACGCCGGAGGAGCCGAACACGCCGGAGGAGCCGGGCCTTCCCGAAGAGCCCGGCACACCGAACACGCCGCAGGTGCCGGGCGTCCCCGAGACCCCCGAGACCCCCGAGACCCCCGAGACCCCCGACACCCTGGTGCCGGTCGTGGACACCCCGGACGACCGGACCCCCGGCAACGTCCCGGGTGAACTGGCCGAGACCGGTGGCAACGAGATGGGCATGCTCGCCACCGGTGCCACCGCCGTGGCCCTGCTGGCCGGCGGTCTGCTGCTCTACCGCCGCGGGACTGCTGCCGCCCAGCGGTGACGTGAACGCGTTTCCCGTACGAAGGCCGGCCGGGAGAGTCCGATCAACGGACCCTCCCGGCCGGTTCGTTCTGCCGGTACGCGCGAATCCGTCCGCTGTGTCCTGTGCGCAGAGCCTGTGGATTCGCCCGGCTCACCGCACGAGCGGTGTCCGGCGGCGTACGGGTTCCACACCCGCCACCTCGCGGTACACGTCCGCCACCGCACCCGCGGCGTGCCGTACGTCGTGGGCGGACAGCACGTGCTGATGGCCCTGCCGGCCCAGGGTGGCCCGCAGTGGCGCGTTGAGCAGCAGGTCGGCGACGGCCGTGGCCAGGGCGTACGGATCCCTGGACGGCGTCAGACAGAACAGGGCGTGCCCCGGGGGCAGACTCTCGCGGGCCCCGCCGACATCCGTGACGACGACGGGCCGGCCGCAGGCCATGGCCTCCAGCGGTGGCAGCGCCATCCCCTCCCACCGGGACGGCAGGACGACGAGATCGGCCGCCCGGTACCAGGACGCCACGTCCGGCGCCGCTCCGGCGAACCGTACGGACGCGGGCGCGTTCGCGCGCAGCTCCTCGGCGTCCGGGCCGTCGCCGACCAGGACGAGACAGGCGTTGGGAAGCCTGCGCAGCACGTGCTCCCATGCCGCGAGGAGCATGTCCTGGCCCTTCTGCCGGCACAGCCGTCCCACGCACACCACGAGCGGGGCGGACTCGGGCAGGTCCGCGACGAGCGGCGGCAGGGCCCGCGGCCGGTCCTCCACGGCGGGCCGGAACCGCCTGGTGTCCACCCCGTTGGGAATGACGGTCCACCGGGCGTCGATGCCCGCCCGCTCACCGGTCCGCTGCTCCGCCTCGCTGACGCAGACGACCTGGTCGGCCCAGCGCGCCCCGTAGCGCTCCCAGCGGCGCGCGAGCCGGGCCGTGACACCGCCGCCTGCCTCGAAGGACCAGGTGTGCGGCTGGAACACGGTGGGGATCCGGCCGCGCAGGGCGAAGCGCGCGGCCAGCCCGGCCCTGACGCCGTGGGCGTGCACCACCTGCGGGTGCACCCGCTCCAGTACCCCGGCGAGCTGCCGGATCTCCAGGGGCAGCAGTGGGCCGGGCACACGCCGGGCCCGCCACGGGTGGACGTCGGCCCCGAGCGCCCGTACCGCGTCCGCGAGCGCGCCCGAGGCCGGGCAGGCGACGGCGGCGGGGAGACCGGCGCCGAGCTGATCGGCCACCAGATCCGTGACGACCCGGGCGACTCCGCCGTCGACGGGCTGCACGACGTGGAGCACCGCCGGACGAAGGCCGCACCTAGGGGACTGCGCCGGCACGCAGGGACCTCCGCTCCTGTACTGGTCGCTGCTGAATTCATATCCAACGGTATTCACACGAACATGCCGGCGGGCGGCGGGAATGCCGTGTGCGACGCCGTGCATGAAATGTCGTATGACCGGTTCTCCGTATTCCGGAGAAAGCCTTCCGTGCGTGCTCTCGCCCCGTACACCCGGGGCGAGAGACGACTCTAACGCCTTTTTCTCCCGGATTTGCGCAGGGTGGTCCGGCCGGGGTTCGTCCATTCGGCGGTCGTCCGTGTCCGGAGTCCGCATTGGCTCGTTGATGGTTGTGCCTCATCGGTAACCGGGAAGGAAGAAATGATGAAGCGAATTGCCAAGTCGGTTGCGCTCGCGGGCTCGGGTGCTGCCCTGATCATGGGCGGCGCGGGCATGGCCGTCGCCGACGCCGGGAGCACCGGTAGCGCGGCGAACTCGCCGGGCGTCCTGTCGGGCAACGTCGTCCAGGTCCCGGTCCACGTGCCGGTGAACGTCTGCGGTAACACCGCCAACGTCATCGGTGCACTGAACCCCGCCTTCGGCAACGGCTGCGCCAACAACTGACACACCAGCGCCAGGCGCCCGGCGGCACACCGCCACCGCGCGCCGCGCGCATATCGGCTGACCGGTGTTCACTCTTTCGGCCGCACAACCTGACAGTCCCCGCCGCCGTTGACACAGATACCGGGCAGTCACGCACGGCAATGAACATTTGATCAAGGAGTGCTTCTCCATGTCGCGTACCGCGAAGGCTTTCGTTCTGTCCACCCTCGCCGCCGCCGCTGTCGTGGGCTCCGCCGGTCTGGCCACCGCCGACGCCGGTGCGGAAGGCGCCGCTGCGAACTCGCCGGGCGTCCTGTCGGGCAACGTCGGCCAGGCCCCGGTCCACGTGCCAGTGAACGTCTGCGGCAACACCGTCGACGTCATCGGCCTGCTGAACCCGGCTTTCGGCAACACCTGCGTGAACGACTGACGATCCGTCGAGGCGTTCCACGCGGCCGCCCTCCCCCCTGCCACGGCAGGGGAGGGCGGCCTGTTCGTGTTCCGGTGCCGTGGCGGCGGGATCTCATACGAGAATCCGGCCGGGCCGGTTCTTTCGGGTGGGGTTACGAGAATTCGCGGACTTCGGAGTTTCTGACGCGCCCAGGGGTCGTTACACAAGGCATAGCAGCAGGCGGACGGCACCGCAGACCTGCGGTCGCAGTACGCCCGAACGGTACGCAATATGCCTGACCCGTACGAAACTTGCGCACGCGACACGCGGCGCCGAAGGAGAGATTCACTGATGAAGCCCATGAAGGTCGCAGCGGTCGTGGCCGGTTCTCTGGCGGTCGCGGGTGCCTCCGCCCCGGCTTTCGCCGCTTCCGGCTTCACGACGCCGACCAGCCTCAACGGGGCGGTCACGACCGTCGCCGAGCAGACCACGGCCGCCGCGGCGCCGATCGCGAGCAAGACGCTGGACACCGAGCAGCAGGGTTC from Streptomyces sp. FIT100 includes these protein-coding regions:
- a CDS encoding chaplin translates to MSRTAKAFVLSTLAAAAVVGSAGLATADAGAEGAAANSPGVLSGNVGQAPVHVPVNVCGNTVDVIGLLNPAFGNTCVND
- a CDS encoding chaplin; this translates as MRQVITKGILTAAAATSVLSVSSVYASADSQADAVAAESPGVLSGNVAQAPVHVPVNVCGNSVNVVGLLNPAFGNNCANVSDGTAPGSGATADGAAVGSPGVGSGNVVQLPVHVPVNACGNTVDVIGVGNPASGNTCANGEVPPVTPPEPNTPDTPDTPNPNTPDTPSVPDTPVTPEEPNTPEEPGLPEEPGTPNTPQVPGVPETPETPETPETPDTLVPVVDTPDDRTPGNVPGELAETGGNEMGMLATGATAVALLAGGLLLYRRGTAAAQR
- a CDS encoding glycosyltransferase family 4 protein: MLHVVQPVDGGVARVVTDLVADQLGAGLPAAVACPASGALADAVRALGADVHPWRARRVPGPLLPLEIRQLAGVLERVHPQVVHAHGVRAGLAARFALRGRIPTVFQPHTWSFEAGGGVTARLARRWERYGARWADQVVCVSEAEQRTGERAGIDARWTVIPNGVDTRRFRPAVEDRPRALPPLVADLPESAPLVVCVGRLCRQKGQDMLLAAWEHVLRRLPNACLVLVGDGPDAEELRANAPASVRFAGAAPDVASWYRAADLVVLPSRWEGMALPPLEAMACGRPVVVTDVGGARESLPPGHALFCLTPSRDPYALATAVADLLLNAPLRATLGRQGHQHVLSAHDVRHAAGAVADVYREVAGVEPVRRRTPLVR
- a CDS encoding chaplin → MKRIAKSVALAGSGAALIMGGAGMAVADAGSTGSAANSPGVLSGNVVQVPVHVPVNVCGNTANVIGALNPAFGNGCANN